A window of Barnesiella propionica genomic DNA:
GGTGTAGGTTATCGTGCATCCAATACAGGACAAGTACTTGAATTATCCTTAGGGTATTCACATGCTATCTATTTGAAACTTCCTCCTGAAGTGAAAGTAGAGACGAAATCCGAAAGAAATAAAAACCCGTTGATTATTCTCGAATCATGCGATAAACAGCTTATCGGTCAAGTATGCGCTAAAATTCGTACTTTCCGTAAGCCAGAACCTTACAAGGGTAAAGGTATTAAGTTCGTTGGCGAGGTAATCCGTAGAAAATCGGGTAAATCAGCAGGTGCTAAATAATTCACGTAAATTGGTATTATCATGACAACGAAGATAGAAAGAAGAATAAAAATTAAAACTCGCGTACGTGGCCATATCTCAGGAACAGCGGAACGTCCCCGTATGACAGTTTTTAGAAGTAACAAACAAATATACGTGCAAATTATCGATGACCTGGCAGGTAAAACTCTTGCTTCCGCTTCTTCAACAGCTATTGAAGGCGGAGCTAAAAAGGAACAAGCTGCAAAAGTAGGTGCTGAGATTGCTAAAAAAGCACAAGAAGCAGGTGTTACTTCTGTAGTGTTTGACCGTAACGGTTACCTGTATCATGGGAGAATTAAAGAATTAGCTGATGCTGCACGTAACGGTGGACTTAAATTTTAATGATCATGGCAGGAAAAGTAAATAGAGTAAAATCGACGAACGATCTTGAATTAAAAGACCGTTTGGTTGCTATAAACCGTGTAACTAAGGTAACAAAAGGTGGTCGTACTTTCAGTTTCTCAGCAATTGTTGTAGTAGGTAATGAAGACGGCATTGTAGGCTGGGGATTAGGTAAGGCCAGTGAAGTAACGACAGCTATAGCTAAAGGCGTAGAAGCTGCAAAGAAAAATTTGATAAAAGTACCTGTACTTAAAGGAACTATTCCTCATGAACAATTGGCAAAGTTCGGTGGTGCTTTGGTATATATCAAACCCGCTTCTCACGGTACCGGGGTAAAAGCCGGTGGTGCTATGCGTGCTGTGCTTGAAAGTGTAGGTATTACAGACGTGCTTGCCAAATCTAAAGGTTCGTCTAACCCTCATAACTTGGTAAAAGCAACAATTGCTGCTTTAGGTGAATTGAGAGATGCTGCAACAGTTGCACAAAACAGAGGTATCTCTTTAGAAAAAGTCTTTAAAGGTTAATGGGAGCTCAAGACATGGAAACAATTAAGATTAAACAAGTAAAGAGCAGGATTAAATGCCCTGCAACCCAGAAAAAAACGCTAGATGCGTTGGGACTGAAAAA
This region includes:
- the rpsE gene encoding 30S ribosomal protein S5 — encoded protein: MAGKVNRVKSTNDLELKDRLVAINRVTKVTKGGRTFSFSAIVVVGNEDGIVGWGLGKASEVTTAIAKGVEAAKKNLIKVPVLKGTIPHEQLAKFGGALVYIKPASHGTGVKAGGAMRAVLESVGITDVLAKSKGSSNPHNLVKATIAALGELRDAATVAQNRGISLEKVFKG
- the rplF gene encoding 50S ribosomal protein L6; the encoded protein is MSRIGKLPIVIPAGVTVTVNGTEVKVKGPKGELFQVVNPDIKVEVADGHVVVTRPSDDKEHRALHGLYRSLINNMIIGVSEGYKKELELVGVGYRASNTGQVLELSLGYSHAIYLKLPPEVKVETKSERNKNPLIILESCDKQLIGQVCAKIRTFRKPEPYKGKGIKFVGEVIRRKSGKSAGAK
- the rpmD gene encoding 50S ribosomal protein L30 encodes the protein METIKIKQVKSRIKCPATQKKTLDALGLKKLNRVVEHKATPQIMGMIAKVKHLIAVVE
- the rplR gene encoding 50S ribosomal protein L18, which codes for MTTKIERRIKIKTRVRGHISGTAERPRMTVFRSNKQIYVQIIDDLAGKTLASASSTAIEGGAKKEQAAKVGAEIAKKAQEAGVTSVVFDRNGYLYHGRIKELADAARNGGLKF